The following proteins come from a genomic window of Methanobacterium sp.:
- a CDS encoding cofactor-independent phosphoglycerate mutase: MKYIVIIGDGMADYPLKELDNKTPLQASVTPNMDYVAFNGVSGFLKTVPDNMEPGSDVANLSIMGYNPEDYYTGRGPLEAASIGADLKSDQVAFRCNFITEKNGRLADFNANHISTEESEKLINALNDEFGETGKFYLGVSYRNLFVFNDVDSESLKSSPPHDIVGKSIEEHLLKPYDDKNAVLLNKVMRESKELLKNHPVNQERVKSGKNPANMIWLWGQGIKPQIPSFTDKYGLKGATITAVDLIKGIGIHLGLTNIYVPGATGYYDTDYNQKAEYAINGLDDHDLIFIHVEAPDEAGHAGDIEEKIKAIENIDYKILGKLLDELPRFDDYAISVLPDHATPIYVKTHTTEPVPYAMYSTNGIKDDATQYNEFSAKRGSLGTIEGHKFMSNFLSFSKLNAPKQ; this comes from the coding sequence ATGAAATACATAGTGATAATAGGAGACGGGATGGCAGATTATCCCCTGAAAGAATTAGACAATAAAACACCTCTTCAAGCATCAGTAACTCCCAACATGGATTACGTGGCATTTAATGGTGTAAGTGGGTTTTTAAAAACAGTCCCAGATAACATGGAACCTGGATCTGATGTTGCAAACCTTTCCATTATGGGTTATAACCCTGAAGACTACTATACTGGGAGAGGCCCTCTTGAAGCAGCAAGTATAGGCGCTGATCTTAAATCAGACCAGGTAGCATTCAGATGCAATTTTATTACAGAAAAAAATGGCAGATTAGCAGATTTTAATGCGAACCATATTTCTACAGAAGAATCTGAAAAGCTTATCAATGCATTAAATGATGAATTTGGGGAAACAGGAAAATTTTATCTGGGTGTTAGCTACAGGAATCTCTTTGTGTTTAATGATGTGGACTCAGAATCCCTTAAATCATCACCACCACATGATATTGTCGGTAAAAGTATTGAAGAGCATTTATTAAAGCCATATGATGATAAAAACGCCGTATTATTAAATAAAGTCATGAGAGAATCTAAAGAATTGCTTAAAAACCATCCGGTAAATCAGGAAAGAGTTAAATCAGGTAAAAACCCGGCAAACATGATCTGGTTATGGGGACAGGGCATAAAACCACAAATACCTTCGTTCACTGATAAATACGGATTAAAAGGCGCTACAATCACTGCAGTTGATTTAATTAAAGGTATCGGGATTCACCTTGGACTTACCAACATTTATGTTCCAGGAGCAACCGGATATTATGATACTGATTATAATCAGAAGGCAGAATATGCAATAAATGGTCTGGATGACCATGATTTGATATTTATCCATGTTGAAGCTCCAGATGAAGCAGGGCATGCTGGAGATATTGAAGAAAAGATCAAAGCAATAGAAAACATTGATTATAAGATACTGGGAAAGCTTCTTGATGAACTCCCCAGGTTTGATGATTACGCTATTTCAGTACTTCCAGACCATGCAACTCCAATATATGTCAAAACACACACCACAGAACCTGTTCCTTATGCAATGTATTCTACTAACGGCATTAAGGACGATGCAACTCAGTACAATGAATTTTCAGCAAAAAGAGGTTCTCTTGGAACCATTGAAGGTCATAAATTTATGAGTAATTTTTTAAGTTTTTCAAAATTGAATGCCCCAAAACAGTAA
- a CDS encoding homoserine dehydrogenase, whose protein sequence is MKVCILGFGAVGKGVAKVFSLKKEEVKEKYGVDLKISAVTDTSGAAIYDEGLNPDLLLEVKEKTGKVSNYPDYGISKISNLEVLDKADYDCLVEATPTDIENGEPAKTHILKAFNDGKDVVTSNKGPLALSFKELANSAKNNGVEFKFEASVGGAMPVINFAHETLSGCDIDSILGILNGTTNYILSRMAREGSSYEQILKESQELGIAETNPAQDVEGLDAACKVVILANSLLDMDVSLKDVEITGISKITPEAVSLAQKEGYLIKLIGEVSSDTLEVSPRLVKEGSPFAVEGTLNVATIKTDLAEDVTVVGCGAGSIETASAILSDIISIYKSK, encoded by the coding sequence ATGAAAGTATGTATTTTAGGTTTTGGTGCGGTTGGAAAAGGAGTTGCAAAGGTTTTCTCCTTGAAAAAAGAGGAAGTAAAAGAAAAATATGGGGTGGATCTTAAAATATCTGCAGTAACTGATACCTCTGGAGCTGCAATTTATGATGAAGGCCTGAACCCTGATTTACTGCTTGAAGTAAAGGAAAAAACTGGAAAAGTATCAAATTATCCTGATTACGGTATATCTAAAATTTCAAACTTAGAGGTGCTGGATAAAGCTGATTATGATTGTCTTGTTGAAGCTACTCCCACAGACATAGAAAACGGTGAACCTGCTAAAACACATATCCTAAAAGCTTTTAACGATGGAAAAGATGTTGTAACATCCAATAAAGGACCTCTTGCACTATCATTTAAAGAATTAGCAAATTCAGCCAAGAATAACGGCGTGGAATTTAAGTTTGAAGCTTCTGTGGGAGGGGCAATGCCTGTTATTAATTTTGCCCATGAAACCCTATCTGGATGTGATATAGATTCTATTTTAGGGATTTTAAACGGCACAACAAATTATATTCTATCAAGAATGGCCAGAGAGGGTTCTTCTTATGAACAGATTTTAAAAGAATCGCAGGAATTAGGAATAGCTGAAACCAATCCTGCCCAAGACGTTGAAGGTTTAGATGCTGCATGTAAAGTGGTTATTCTTGCAAATTCTCTTCTGGATATGGACGTAAGCTTAAAAGATGTTGAAATAACTGGAATATCTAAAATAACACCAGAAGCTGTTTCACTTGCACAAAAAGAGGGATATTTAATTAAATTAATTGGTGAAGTGTCATCCGATACCCTTGAAGTTTCCCCAAGACTTGTAAAGGAAGGTTCACCATTTGCAGTGGAAGGTACACTGAATGTTGCAACCATTAAAACAGACCTCGCAGAGGATGTTACAGTTGTAGGATGTGGAGCAGGGTCAATAGAAACTGCATCAGCTATATTAAGTGATATCATAAGCATTTATAAGTCTAAATAA
- a CDS encoding amino acid-binding protein: MRLNLVLELLDIPGQLMDVLEPVGRLGANIVTVIHQRDVKTERGTVPVQITIEGDEETLDKVINTLEAQKIQIMEINGVLRKETVTTILIGDIVDKDVKNVLRRFNEVEGVKVADFNLKMSDHPEKSASKFIIEAEYGKRREIMKKIKEIGTSYGFLVINEV, encoded by the coding sequence ATGAGATTAAATCTTGTTTTAGAGCTTTTAGATATTCCTGGCCAGTTAATGGATGTGTTAGAACCTGTAGGAAGGCTTGGAGCAAATATTGTAACCGTTATTCACCAGAGGGATGTTAAAACAGAGAGAGGTACTGTTCCTGTTCAAATTACAATTGAAGGGGATGAAGAAACTCTGGATAAAGTTATAAATACTCTTGAAGCTCAAAAAATTCAGATAATGGAAATTAATGGTGTTTTAAGAAAAGAAACTGTAACCACCATTTTAATTGGGGACATAGTTGATAAAGATGTTAAGAATGTACTTAGAAGGTTCAATGAAGTAGAAGGGGTTAAAGTAGCAGATTTTAACTTAAAAATGTCAGACCATCCTGAAAAATCTGCCTCAAAATTTATAATTGAAGCAGAATATGGCAAAAGAAGGGAAATAATGAAAAAAATTAAAGAAATTGGAACTTCTTATGGTTTTCTGGTAATAAATGAGGTTTAA
- the gatC gene encoding Asp-tRNA(Asn) amidotransferase subunit GatC, with protein MKIEKASRSTAEDILKKFEKALEDIPELEETHYIVDNVNLTRPDRGEEKNPEKILKNAHLDENGNIIVEKSKWVKQ; from the coding sequence ATGAAAATAGAAAAGGCTTCGCGTTCGACGGCTGAGGACATATTAAAAAAATTCGAAAAAGCACTGGAAGATATTCCTGAACTTGAAGAAACCCATTACATAGTTGATAACGTTAACCTAACACGTCCAGATCGTGGAGAAGAAAAAAATCCTGAAAAAATTCTAAAAAACGCACATCTGGATGAAAACGGTAATATCATAGTTGAAAAAAGTAAATGGGTTAAACAATGA
- a CDS encoding asparagine synthetase B, which translates to MCGIAGITGNNISENIKKMLISIKHRGPDGSGVFVDNKVVYGNLEDIDIAEGNFGMGHNLLSIVGCNEFQPLINDNLVLICNGEIYNFRGLSKTYGFRCPEKSEPANMECSGPQNRRFCGIFRGLKKEFHEDFKTDSDCEIILTLIKRFHQGSLNKAVEKAMKYLDGDYAFAVYDGKNFAAVRDPVGVKPLYFGENKEDNIFAFASKRKALQNIGIENVKTLPPDSMIYNKKLLKLDNTGLKVQTSPDIMNLSKDALKKKLKNLLIKSVEKRVQGLSKVGILFSGGIDSTLLAKIADDLGVETILYTVGHKDSVDIKVSKETAEAMNLQLKTRNIGVEDVKKYLPLVLDAIEEFNIMKIGVGMPAYIASEMAHKDGLKVMLSGQGADELFGGYNRYLRLYEEKGELAREDLKEDILNLYHVNLQRDDAVTMANSVELRVPYLDLDIINTAINIPMKYKISGIEDKLRKCILREVAAELGVPAEIVNRPKKAAQYGSGIHKMLKKVLKGKKYKNKCF; encoded by the coding sequence ATGTGCGGAATTGCGGGAATCACTGGAAATAATATATCTGAAAACATTAAAAAAATGCTTATTTCCATTAAACACAGAGGACCGGATGGATCTGGAGTGTTTGTGGACAATAAAGTAGTTTATGGTAATTTAGAAGATATAGATATAGCTGAAGGTAACTTTGGAATGGGACACAATTTGCTTTCTATTGTAGGATGCAACGAATTTCAACCACTGATTAATGATAACCTGGTTTTAATCTGCAATGGAGAGATATATAACTTTCGAGGGCTTTCGAAAACCTACGGTTTTCGATGCCCCGAAAAATCAGAGCCCGCGAACATGGAGTGTTCGGGGCCACAAAATCGTAGATTTTGTGGGATTTTTCGAGGGCTTAAAAAGGAATTTCATGAGGATTTTAAGACAGACTCTGACTGTGAAATAATATTAACTTTGATTAAAAGATTTCATCAAGGTAGTCTTAATAAAGCCGTTGAAAAAGCTATGAAATATCTTGATGGGGACTATGCATTTGCAGTATATGATGGCAAGAATTTTGCAGCAGTTCGAGACCCTGTAGGGGTGAAACCATTATATTTTGGAGAAAATAAGGAGGATAATATTTTTGCATTTGCTTCAAAGAGAAAAGCACTCCAGAATATAGGCATAGAAAATGTTAAAACCTTACCTCCAGATTCAATGATATACAACAAAAAATTATTAAAACTTGATAACACAGGTTTAAAGGTTCAAACATCGCCAGATATCATGAATTTATCAAAGGATGCTCTTAAAAAGAAGCTTAAAAACCTTTTAATAAAATCTGTAGAAAAAAGAGTTCAGGGCTTATCTAAAGTTGGAATACTGTTTTCAGGAGGTATAGACAGTACTTTACTTGCTAAAATTGCAGATGACCTTGGAGTTGAAACCATTCTTTACACTGTTGGCCACAAAGACTCAGTTGACATTAAAGTTTCAAAAGAAACTGCAGAGGCAATGAATCTTCAACTAAAAACCAGGAATATAGGTGTGGAAGATGTTAAAAAATATTTACCACTGGTTTTAGATGCAATAGAAGAATTCAACATCATGAAAATCGGTGTGGGAATGCCTGCATACATTGCATCAGAAATGGCCCATAAAGACGGATTAAAAGTCATGCTCTCTGGTCAGGGAGCAGATGAACTTTTTGGAGGATACAACCGTTATTTAAGACTTTATGAAGAAAAAGGAGAACTTGCACGTGAAGATTTAAAAGAAGATATCTTAAATCTGTACCATGTCAACCTCCAGCGTGATGATGCAGTTACCATGGCAAACAGTGTGGAATTAAGAGTTCCTTATCTTGATCTGGATATTATAAATACTGCAATAAATATACCTATGAAATATAAAATAAGTGGAATAGAAGATAAGTTAAGGAAATGCATCCTTAGAGAAGTTGCTGCAGAGCTGGGTGTGCCTGCTGAAATTGTTAACCGGCCAAAAAAAGCTGCCCAGTACGGTTCTGGTATTCATAAAATGCTAAAAAAAGTTTTAAAAGGAAAAAAATACAAAAACAAATGTTTTTAG
- the deoC gene encoding deoxyribose-phosphate aldolase has protein sequence MIKSFQLAKMIDHTNVRRDTSDEDIEDLCNDAKKYGFACVCVTPVNVALSRKLLEGYDVKVCAVIGFPFGINTPKTKAFEAREAIENGAQEIDMVMNIGALKSGHDDLVKEDIMGVVKAADNNIVKVILETGLLNREEKVRACLIAKEAGADFIKTSTGFGVSGATLEDIALIRKTVGPNMGIKASGGIRDLKTTLDMIEAGATRIGTSTGVQIMEALENQRFSGHQT, from the coding sequence ATGATAAAATCTTTTCAACTTGCAAAAATGATTGACCACACCAATGTCAGGCGAGATACAAGTGATGAGGATATTGAAGACCTATGTAACGATGCAAAAAAATACGGCTTTGCATGTGTATGTGTTACTCCAGTAAACGTTGCACTTTCAAGAAAACTTTTAGAAGGTTATGATGTAAAGGTTTGTGCTGTTATTGGATTTCCCTTTGGCATAAATACTCCAAAAACAAAGGCATTCGAAGCAAGAGAAGCCATTGAAAACGGGGCCCAGGAAATAGATATGGTAATGAACATAGGAGCTCTGAAGTCTGGCCATGATGATCTGGTTAAAGAAGATATAATGGGGGTTGTAAAGGCTGCAGATAACAACATTGTTAAAGTAATTCTGGAAACAGGGCTTCTAAATAGGGAAGAAAAAGTTAGGGCCTGTTTAATAGCAAAAGAAGCTGGAGCGGATTTTATAAAAACATCAACAGGATTTGGTGTTTCTGGAGCTACACTTGAAGACATTGCTCTAATTAGAAAAACTGTTGGTCCTAACATGGGAATTAAAGCTTCAGGAGGTATAAGAGACTTAAAAACCACTTTAGACATGATAGAAGCAGGTGCAACAAGAATAGGAACATCTACTGGTGTTCAAATTATGGAAGCCCTCGAAAATCAGAGATTTTCGGGGCATCAAACATGA
- a CDS encoding tRNA uridine(34) 5-carboxymethylaminomethyl modification radical SAM/GNAT enzyme Elp3 has product MKNACEFIINEIIEGKIKNKVELEKAKLNACRNYKLPEFMSNSMILQYASPDERKKISSIIRKKPTRTISGVAVVAVMCKPHKCPHGRCLYCVESGIAPPSYTGEEPAALRARMFNFDPYLQVYNRLLQLESIGHPLDKVELIIMGGTFPSQFLCYQEWFVSKCLQAMNDFGIKQVSMNEIPSESFRRSSLADNIEIPKDFVYLNDVQSKNENSQVRCVGITFETRPDYCKIQDVDRMLDMGVTRVELGVQTIYDYIYKRIERGHTVEDTVEAARILRDSGIKVAMHLMPGLFTDFKRDMRIFKRIFTDSRFKPDMLKIYPCLVTKGSKLHDMWQKGEYQPYTSKEALDLIVELKKILPKWVRTMRIQRDIPSPLIEAGVKKSNLGELVYKKLREMDVACKCIRCREVGHKASDGIIPDNENIKLLKEEYDAGEGREIFLSFEDIKKDILIGFLRLRIPSKKAHRKEINDKTALVRELHVYGSMVPLGSTAIRNFQFRGPENHRFSAETGKWQHMGYGERLLEEAEKIALEVYEKNRINVISGIGARNYYRKFGYSRSGPYMSKNL; this is encoded by the coding sequence ATGAAAAATGCATGCGAATTCATAATCAATGAAATTATCGAGGGTAAGATAAAAAACAAAGTAGAATTAGAAAAGGCAAAACTAAACGCCTGCAGGAATTACAAACTTCCAGAATTCATGAGTAATTCTATGATACTGCAATATGCATCTCCAGATGAGAGAAAGAAGATATCCAGCATAATTAGAAAAAAACCCACCAGAACCATTTCAGGAGTGGCAGTAGTTGCTGTAATGTGCAAACCACACAAATGTCCTCATGGAAGATGTTTATACTGTGTTGAAAGTGGAATTGCCCCTCCAAGTTACACTGGAGAAGAGCCTGCAGCTTTAAGGGCGAGAATGTTCAATTTTGATCCATATTTACAGGTTTACAACCGTTTGCTCCAGCTTGAAAGTATAGGGCACCCTCTTGATAAAGTTGAATTGATTATAATGGGTGGAACATTTCCTTCACAATTCCTCTGTTACCAGGAATGGTTTGTAAGCAAATGTCTTCAGGCAATGAATGATTTTGGAATAAAACAGGTATCAATGAACGAGATTCCATCTGAAAGTTTTAGAAGATCCAGTTTAGCAGATAATATTGAAATTCCCAAAGATTTTGTTTATCTAAATGATGTTCAAAGCAAAAATGAAAATTCACAGGTCAGATGTGTGGGTATAACCTTTGAAACCCGTCCAGACTACTGTAAAATACAAGATGTGGATAGAATGCTTGATATGGGAGTTACAAGGGTCGAACTTGGAGTTCAAACCATTTATGATTATATATACAAACGGATTGAGCGTGGGCACACCGTAGAAGATACAGTAGAAGCAGCGCGAATACTTAGAGATTCTGGTATTAAAGTTGCAATGCACCTCATGCCCGGACTTTTTACAGATTTTAAAAGAGATATGCGAATTTTTAAAAGAATATTTACAGATTCAAGGTTTAAACCAGATATGCTTAAAATATACCCCTGTCTTGTAACAAAAGGATCCAAACTTCATGACATGTGGCAAAAAGGAGAATATCAACCATATACAAGCAAAGAAGCTCTTGATTTAATAGTTGAACTAAAAAAAATCCTTCCAAAATGGGTTAGAACCATGAGGATCCAGCGAGATATACCGTCGCCACTTATAGAGGCAGGAGTTAAAAAATCAAATCTTGGTGAGCTTGTTTACAAAAAACTCCGTGAAATGGACGTTGCTTGCAAATGTATCCGCTGTAGAGAAGTTGGACATAAAGCATCTGATGGAATTATTCCTGATAATGAAAATATTAAATTATTAAAGGAAGAATATGATGCAGGGGAAGGGCGTGAGATTTTCTTATCATTTGAAGATATTAAAAAGGATATTTTAATTGGTTTTTTAAGACTTAGAATTCCTTCTAAAAAAGCCCATAGAAAAGAAATAAATGATAAAACAGCCCTTGTAAGAGAATTACATGTTTATGGTTCTATGGTACCTTTAGGTTCGACAGCCATACGAAATTTTCAATTTCGTGGCCCCGAAAATCATAGATTTTCAGCGGAAACAGGTAAATGGCAACACATGGGCTATGGAGAGCGTTTGCTTGAAGAAGCTGAAAAAATAGCGCTTGAAGTTTATGAAAAGAACAGAATAAACGTAATTAGTGGGATAGGAGCTCGAAATTACTATAGAAAGTTTGGATATTCCAGATCAGGTCCTTACATGTCAAAAAATTTATAA